A window of Rufibacter sp. LB8 contains these coding sequences:
- the groES gene encoding co-chaperone GroES, whose protein sequence is MALDLKPLADRVIVLPAAAEEKTKSGIIIPDTAKEKPQRGEVVAVGEGKISDQGVLVKSQLSVGDQVLYGKYAGTEITLDGADYLIMRESDILAIL, encoded by the coding sequence ATGGCCTTAGATCTAAAACCATTGGCAGACAGAGTAATTGTATTACCTGCTGCGGCTGAAGAAAAAACCAAATCTGGTATCATCATCCCAGACACTGCCAAAGAAAAACCACAGCGCGGCGAAGTAGTAGCCGTAGGAGAAGGTAAAATCTCCGACCAAGGTGTTTTAGTAAAGTCCCAGTTATCTGTTGGCGACCAAGTGTTGTACGGCAAATATGCCGGTACTGAGATCACACTGGATGGTGCTGACTACCTGATCATGCGGGAG